From a region of the Cryptococcus depauperatus CBS 7841 chromosome 6, complete sequence genome:
- a CDS encoding 60S ribosomal protein L29 — translation MDVLLTRKEIRNHYLITGGHCRSVFSLRELAKFKWTKSVKRFFFLFNPKESPKSDIVKMAKSKNHTAHNQNKKAHRNKIQRPKTNKYHSLKGVDPKFRRNARYAAQGSTKAIREAKASA, via the exons ATGGatgttttgttgacaagaaaagaaatcagGAATCATTATCTGATAACAGGCGGACATTGCCGATCGGTTTT CTCTCTCCGAGAGCTGGCAAAGTTCAAGTGGACCAAATCAGTAAAGAGgttcttttttctttttaacCCTAAAGAAAGTCCAAAGTCG GATATAGTCAAAATGGCCAAGTCCAAGAACCATACCGCCCACAACCAAAACAAGAAGG CCCACAGAAACAAGATTCAAAGGCCCAAGACTAACAAGTACCACTCTCTCAAGGGTGTTGACCCCAAG TTCCGCCGAAACGCTCGATACGCTGCCCAAGGTTCCACTAAAGCCATCAGAGAGGCCAAGGCTTCCGCATAG
- a CDS encoding malate dehydrogenase, NAD-dependent, protein MFSRQLARQSSVLARGFASSARVDRKVAVLGAAGGIGQPLSLLLKTNPNVSGLSLYDIRGAPGVAADISHVNTESVVKGFEKDDLKEALTGAELIIIPAGVPRKPGMTRDDLFAFVGIISNPVNSTVPIFAEVLKQKGVFDEKRLFGITTLDVVRASRFLGEIKNVDPKDVKVTVVGGHSGVTIVPLLSQTSHGQDVSGEAYKALVNRIQFGGDEVVKAKAGTGSATLSMAYAGARFADSLIRALNGETGVVEPTFVKSPLYASEGVEYFASNVELGTEGVKKILSVGELTADEQELLKACLPDLAKNIKKGVDFVKA, encoded by the exons ATGTTTTCTCGTCAACTCGCTAGACAATCTTCTGTTCTCGCTAGAggttttgcttcttctgccaGGGTTGACAGAAAGGTTGCTGTTCTTGGTGCTGCTG GTGGTATCGGTCAGCCcctgtctcttcttctcaagacCAACCCCAACGTCTCGGGACTTTCGCTTTACGACATTCGAGGCGCCCCTGGTGTTGCTGCCGATATCTCTCACGTCAACACCGAGTCTGTGGTCAAGGGCtttgagaaggatga TCTGAAAGAGGCTCTTACTGGCGCTGAGCTCATTATTATCCCTGCCGGTGTGCCCAGGAAGCCTGGAATGAC CCGTGACGACCTTTTC GCTTTCGTCGGTATCATCTCAAACCCTGTCAACTCTACTGTTCCCATCTTTGCTGAGGTTCTCAAGCAAAAGGGCGTCTTTGACGAAAAGAG GCTTTTCGGTATCACCACGCTCGACGTTGTTCGTGCTTCCCGATTCCTCGGCGAGATCAAGAACGTCGACCCCAAGGACGTCAAGGTCACTGTCGTCGGTGGACACTCTGGTGTTACCATCGTTCCCCTTCTCTCTCAGACTTCCCACGGCCAGGATGTTTCTGGTGAGGCCTACAAGGCTCTTGTCAATAGGATTCAGTTTGGTGGTGACGAAGTTGTCAAGGCCAAAGCTGGTACTGGCTCTGCTACCCTTTCCATGGCTTATGCCGGTGCCCGGTTCGCCGATTCTCTTATCCGCGCTTTGAACGGTGAGACGGGTGTTGTGGAGCCCACCTTTGTCAAGTCTCCCTTGTATGCTTCGGAGGGTGTTGAATACTTTGCTTCTAATGTCGAGCTCGGTACGGAGGGCGTCAAGAAAATCTTGTCTGTTGGCGAATTGACTGCTGACGAACAAGAGCTCCTTAAGGCGTGTCTTCCCGA CCTTgccaaaaacatcaagaagGGTGTCGACTTTGTCAAAGCTTAG
- a CDS encoding succinate dehydrogenase [ubiquinone] iron-sulfur subunit, mitochondrial has translation MRTVSALRSLPAVASSASRPLASAARCFHATASAQLATPVEGKQQRIKEFKIYRWNPDTPNEKPKLQSYKVDLSQCGPMMLDALIKIKNELDPTLTFRRSCREGICGSCAMNIDGINTLACLCRIPKDTQKESKIYPLPHMYVVKDLVPDLTLFYQQYKSIEPYLKNDNPPEKGEFLQSQADRKKLDGMYECILCACCSTSCPSYWWNQDQYLGPAVLMQAYRWMADSRDAYGAERKEKMQNTMSLYRCHTIFNCSRTCPKGLNPAAAIAKMKLEMATGE, from the exons ATGAGAACAGTATCCGCTCTGCGCTCTCTTCCTGCCGTGGCTTCATCTGCCTCTCGACCGCTTGCCTCTGCAGCCAGATGTTTTCATGCTACCGCCAGCGCTCAGCTTGCCACTCCAGTGGAGGGAAAACAGCAAAGAATCAAGGAATTCAAGATTTATCGATGG AACCCGGATACGCCTAATGAAAAGCCCAAGTTACAGAGTTACAAGGTTGATCTCTCTCAATGCGGCCCTATGATGCTTGATGCCTTG atcaagatcaagaacgAACTCGATCCCACTCTTACTTTTAGACGATCATGCCGAGAGGGTATCTGTGGATCTTGTGCCATGAATATTGACGGTATCAACACTCTTGCTTGCTTGTGCAGAATTCCAAAAGACACTCAGAAGGAGAGCAAGATCTACCCACTGCCACACA TGTATGTGGTTAAGGACCTCGTTCCCGACCTTACCCTTTTCTA CCAGCAGTACAAGTCGATTGAACCTTACTTGAAGAATGACAATCCCCCAGAAAAGGGCGAGTTCCTCCAAAGTCAGGCAGATAGGAAAAAACTGGACGGAATGTATGAGTGTATATTGTGTGCTTGCTGTTCCACCTCTTGTCCTTCC TATTGGTGGAATCAAG ATCAATACCTTGGTCCTGCTGTGTTGATGCAGGCGTACAGATGGATGGCTGATTCCCGA GACGCATATGGTGCCGAGcgaaaggaaaagatgcaaaaCACCATGTCTCTGTATCGATGTCACACCATTTTTAAC TGCTCCCGAACATGTCCCAAGGGCCTCAACCCTGCAGCGGCTATTGCCAAGATGAAGCTTGAGATGGCGACTGGCGAGTAA
- a CDS encoding histone acetyltransferase type B subunit 2 — protein MANSEPIVVDDVDEDFDVLEDNQAINEQYKVWKKNTPFLYDTVITHALTWPSLTCQWLPDITDVPDTDYTSQRLILGSHTSGQANDHLIIAEVFLPKKGVNITDKALADLYDEEKQEIGSYTATPARIRAIQTINHAGEVNRARYMPQNPELIATKTVSGEVHVFDRTKHESKAPANGEVKPDIKLKGQSKEGYGLSWNALKEGHILSASEDTTVAHWDIQDYTKKDPTLQPLRSYTGHSAYVSDVEWHPTNDYMFGSVSDDGQIMIWDTRSENSAKASSSIQGHTSEINCLAFAPGSEYLFLTGSSDNTVALWDLRKLSTKHHSFEAHTSDVLQLSWSPTSAVHFASASADRRIHIWDLDAIGAEQTPDDAEDGPPELLFVHGGHTNKVCDISWSPNSPWTLASVAEDNILQVWEPSRHLRTPYEAEFNESDLE, from the exons ATGGCGAACAGCGAGCCTATAGTAGTGGACGACGTAGATGAAGACTTTGATGTTCTTGAGGATAACCAGGCGATAAATGAG CAATACAAAgtctggaagaagaa CACTCCATTCCTCTATGACACCGTCATTACCCACGCTCTCACTTGGCCAAGTCTGACATGCCAGTGGCTTCCTGATATCACCGA TGTTCCCGATACAGATTACACTAGTCAACGTTTGATTTTAGGTAGCCACACGTCTGGTCAGGCAAACGACCACTTGATTATTGCCGAGGTGTTCCTGCCCAAAAAGGGAGTAAACATCACCGACAAAGCATTAGCCGACTTgtatgatgaagaaaaacagG AAATTGGGTCATATACGGCCACTCCTGCAAGAATTCGCGCGATACAAACCATTAACCACGCTGGAGAAGTCAACCGCGCTCGCTACATGCCTCAAAATCCAGAGTTGATTGCGACCAAGACTGTTTCTGGCGAAGTGCATGTGTTTGACAGGACCAAGCATGAGAGTAAAGCACCGGCTAATGGCGAGGTCAAGCCAGATATAAAGCTGAAAGGGCAGTCCAAGGAAGG ATATGGATTGTCGTGGAATGCGTTGAAGGAAGGTCACATCTTGAGTGCAAGTGAAGACACTACTGTCGCTCATTG GGATATCCAAGATTACACTAAAAAAGATCCTACGTTACAACCATTACGATCTTACACAGGTCACTCTGCTTATGTTTCGGATGTCGAGTGGCACCCAACTAATGACTATATGTTTGGCTCGGTCAGCGATGATGGACAAATCATGAT TTGGGATACCCGTAGCGAAAACTCTGCTAAGGCAAGCTCTTCAATTCAAGGTCACACCAGTGAAATCAACTGTCTTGCGTTTGCACCTGGTAGCGaatatctcttcttgaccGGCTCTTCTGACAAT ACTGTCGCACTGTGGGATCTTCGTAAACTTTCTACCAAACACCACTCTTTCGAAGCCCATACATCCGATGTGCTTCAGCTTTCGTGGTCTCCTACGTCTGCGGTGCACTTTGCTTCGGCCTCTGCAGACCGACGTATCCACATTTGGGACCTCGATGCCATTGGTGCTGAACAGACCCCTGATGACGCGGAAGACGGGCCCCCCGAACTTCTTTTTGTACATGGGGGCCACACAAACAAAGTTTGCGATATTTCTTGGAGTCCCAATAGCCCTTGGACTCTTGCAAGTGTTGCAGAAGACAATATCTTGCAAGTTTGGGAACCATCAAGACATTTGAGAACGCCATACGAAGCCGAGTTTAATGAGTCAGATTTGGAGTAG
- a CDS encoding methionine aminopeptidase, type II: MSPDVLSIVKDLHITEEQKEKEPEVAGDEENDDEDDNEEDGPSTGDAKKKKKKKKSKKKKSAAAVQSEPPRVGLTKIFKNGVFPVGEEVEYKNDTTSRITSAEARERERLAQDDPSTRYSNIRRAGEVHRQVRSYAQKAIKPGMTMTEIAHIIEDGTRAVVEENGFESGIGFPTGLSVNEIAAHYTPNPGDKQVLHQKDVMKVDFGVHVNGRIVDSAFTMNFEPTWDRLLEAVKDATNTGVSEAGIDVRLCDIGEAIQEVMESYEVEVDGKVYPVKSISNLNGHSITPYTIHGGIGERPGKTVPIVKQHGSSIDESKMEEGEYFAIETFGSTGRGRVTEEGACSHYALNATAPERFTGHHQSAKALLASVRRNFGTLPFCRRYLEHVGEKNYLLALNTLVREGFIADYLPLVDPQPGAMTAQFEHTILLRPTCKEVVSRGDDY; this comes from the exons ATGTCACCCGACGTACTTTCCATAGTGAAAGACCTCCATATCACCGAggagcaaaaagaaaaggagccTGAGGTGGCTggggatgaagagaatgacgatgaagatgacaatgaggaagatgggCCTAGCACGGGAG atgcaaagaagaagaaaaagaaaaagaagt caaagaagaaaaaatctGCAGCTGCCGTACAATCTGAACCTCCCCGCGTTGGACTAACGAAAATATTCAAAAACGGTGTCTTCCCTGTTGGTGAAGAGGTAGAGTACAAGAATGA TACTACATCCCGTATCACCTCTGCTGAAGCTCGCGAACGCGAGCGTCTAGCCCAAGATGACCCTTCAACGCGGTACTCAAACATCCGCCGAGCAGGCGAAGTCCACCGTCAAGTCCGTTCATACGCTCAAAAAGCCATCAAGCCTGGTATGACCATGACTGAAATTGCGCACATCATCGAAGATGGTACACGAGCTGTtgtagaagagaatggttTTGAAAGTGGTATCGGTTTTCCGACTGGGCTGAGCGTCAATGAGATTGCAGCACACTATACGCCCAATCCAGGGGACAAACAAGTTCTTCACCAAAAAGATGTAATGAAGGTTGATTTTGGTGTTCATGTAAATGGCCGAATTGTTGATTCAGCGTTTACCATGAATTTCGAGCCTACATGGGATCGATTGCTCGAAGCTGTCAAGGACGCTACCAACACCGGCGTCAGTGAGGCTGGAATTGATGTAAGATTGTGTGATATTGGGGAGGCAATTCAAGAAGTCATGGAGTCATATGAAGTTGAAGTAGATGGCAAAGTGTACCCCG TCAAATCAATAAGTAATCTCAACGGCCACTCCATTACTCCATACACTATTCATGGTGGTATAGGCGAAAGACCTGGGAAGACGGTACCTATCGTCAAGCAACACGGCTCGTCTATTGACGAAagcaagatggaagaaggtgaaTACTTTGCAATTGAGACATTTGGAAGCACTGGTCGAGGAAGAGTGACAGAAGAAGGTGCTTGTTCGCATTACGCTTTAAATGCTACTGCACCCGAAAGATTCACTGGACA TCATCAATCAGCCAAGGCATTGTTGGCTAGCGTCAGGCGAAATTTTGGTACGCTTCCATTCTGTAGACGGTATCTTGAACATGTCGGGGAGAAGAATTATCTATTAGCC CTTAATACACTTGTGAGAGAAGGTTTTATTGCTGACTACCTTCCGCTCGTCGACCCTCAGCCAGGAGCTATGACTGCTCAATTTGAACACACTATCTTGTTGAGGCCCACATGTAAAGAAGTCGTTTCAAGAGGAGATGATTATTAA